A region of Pleionea litopenaei DNA encodes the following proteins:
- a CDS encoding PKD domain-containing protein, with protein sequence MKNCFIRRCLTYATRLSLAGFCLASYAYNCDQLSPWQNDQIYNGGDEATQNGIAYRANWWTQNQSPDSHSGPWQEWSSLGSCDGDNGNQNPIANPNGPYQAELGESITFSSAGSSDADGQITEFFWNFGDGQTSNAANPTHQYAEAGLFNATLTITDDQGAQVSAATQVTITDGNGGGECNLPTYNAGNQYATDDRVSHQGRAYLCLVGGWCSSDQTWAYEPGKGLYWQHAWQDQGACGDGNNQSPIANANGPYTGTINSSIVFSSRGSSDSDGTIDQFRWNFGDGSESTLANPTHQYSSAGQYTATLTVTDNLGAENTTSTRVTIQSDDGPSTPLPHRLLIGYWHNFDNGSGYIPIAQVDDAWDFINVSFAENKPGGSEGEVAFSPFGESEAAFKSGVQSLQNKGKKVLISLGGANAHIQLNTAASRDNFVRTMGEIIATYGFDGMDIDLEGGSLFMNAGDTIANPQTPAIVNLIAATRSLKARFGDSFILTMAPETAYVQGGLDNFGGIWGAYLPLIHALRTDLTVLHVQHYNTGSLTGTDGNIYNAGTADFHVAMSDMLLTGFAAAGNANNYFPPLRQDQIAFGLPSSTQSASSGYTAPAVAQQALDCLIKGTNCGNYQPSQAYPHFRGLMTWSINWDVFRQREFSTPHRQYLNQNP encoded by the coding sequence ATGAAAAACTGTTTTATACGACGCTGTCTTACTTACGCCACACGCCTTTCTCTAGCAGGGTTTTGTCTGGCTAGTTATGCCTATAACTGTGATCAACTTAGCCCGTGGCAAAATGATCAAATTTACAACGGTGGCGATGAAGCCACTCAAAATGGCATTGCGTACCGAGCCAACTGGTGGACACAAAACCAATCACCCGACTCCCATTCAGGACCATGGCAAGAATGGTCATCATTAGGATCCTGTGATGGTGATAATGGCAACCAGAATCCAATTGCTAACCCAAATGGCCCTTACCAAGCTGAGTTGGGAGAGAGTATAACCTTCAGTAGCGCTGGCTCTAGTGATGCCGATGGGCAAATAACCGAATTCTTTTGGAATTTTGGAGACGGCCAAACGAGCAATGCGGCTAACCCCACGCATCAATATGCCGAGGCAGGACTTTTTAACGCTACCCTTACCATCACTGATGATCAAGGCGCACAGGTTTCGGCCGCTACGCAAGTAACCATTACCGACGGTAACGGTGGCGGTGAATGCAACTTACCTACCTATAACGCTGGTAATCAGTACGCCACCGATGATCGAGTTAGCCATCAAGGGCGCGCCTATTTGTGTTTGGTTGGTGGCTGGTGTTCATCGGATCAAACCTGGGCTTATGAACCCGGCAAAGGCCTATATTGGCAACATGCTTGGCAAGATCAAGGTGCCTGCGGTGACGGTAATAATCAATCACCCATCGCTAATGCTAATGGTCCTTATACTGGCACCATTAATTCGAGCATTGTGTTTTCGAGTCGTGGTTCCAGCGATTCCGATGGCACGATTGATCAGTTTCGTTGGAACTTCGGTGACGGTAGTGAAAGCACTCTAGCGAATCCGACGCATCAATACTCTTCAGCGGGTCAATACACTGCAACCTTAACGGTGACCGACAATCTTGGTGCAGAAAATACCACATCGACCAGGGTTACGATTCAATCGGACGATGGCCCATCGACACCTCTACCACATCGATTACTGATCGGCTATTGGCATAACTTTGACAACGGCTCAGGGTATATTCCGATTGCTCAAGTAGACGATGCCTGGGATTTTATAAACGTTTCTTTTGCAGAAAATAAGCCAGGTGGCAGTGAAGGCGAAGTCGCTTTTAGTCCTTTCGGTGAGTCTGAAGCTGCATTTAAAAGTGGGGTTCAGTCGCTACAAAATAAAGGCAAGAAAGTTCTTATCTCCCTTGGTGGTGCCAATGCGCATATTCAATTGAACACCGCAGCCTCAAGAGATAACTTTGTTCGAACGATGGGCGAAATCATCGCCACTTATGGATTCGATGGAATGGATATCGATTTAGAAGGCGGATCATTATTTATGAATGCCGGCGACACCATCGCTAATCCACAAACACCTGCCATCGTTAATTTAATCGCGGCCACTCGGTCATTAAAAGCCCGCTTTGGTGACAGCTTTATTCTCACCATGGCGCCAGAAACTGCCTATGTTCAAGGTGGTTTGGATAATTTCGGAGGAATCTGGGGAGCTTATTTACCTTTAATTCATGCTCTCCGAACGGATCTAACCGTGTTGCATGTTCAGCATTACAACACTGGCTCGCTAACGGGTACCGATGGCAATATTTATAACGCTGGAACCGCTGATTTTCATGTGGCCATGAGTGATATGTTATTGACCGGTTTTGCCGCTGCTGGCAATGCAAATAACTACTTTCCACCACTGCGACAAGATCAAATTGCTTTTGGCTTACCGTCTAGCACGCAATCGGCTAGCAGTGGCTACACTGCACCAGCCGTCGCTCAGCAAGCATTGGACTGTCTGATCAAAGGCACTAACTGTGGCAATTACCAACCATCGCAAGCGTATCCGCACTTTCGGGGATTAATGACTTGGTCGATTAACTGGGATGTTTTTCGGCAACGCGAATTTTCAACGCCACATCGGCAATATCTAAACCAAAACCCTTAA
- a CDS encoding class I SAM-dependent methyltransferase: protein MNKFGVSLFLAFAAAGSSLLVAAQDFAGRSVEDKLRDATSKPQEVIELVGVQSGDSVLDFLGGGGYYSELLATVVGQQGNVVLHNNQAYMPYVKEQLTKRFNGERLPNVTRLLTEVDDLQLGTEKFDSVFLVLGYHDMHFKDTGWDMNVDTAFPQLYRALKPGGKLLIIDHNSAADRGIQDAKELHRIDKEFAKQDIQARGFKLLLESDILSNSSDKYDTSVFAKELRRKTDRFILIFEKERQ, encoded by the coding sequence ATGAACAAGTTTGGCGTATCATTATTTCTAGCCTTCGCAGCGGCTGGAAGTTCGTTGTTGGTTGCTGCTCAAGATTTTGCAGGCCGGTCGGTTGAAGATAAATTACGAGACGCGACGAGCAAACCCCAAGAAGTCATAGAGTTGGTGGGCGTTCAATCCGGAGACAGTGTGCTCGATTTCTTAGGGGGTGGTGGATACTACAGTGAACTTCTTGCCACAGTAGTGGGGCAACAGGGCAACGTTGTTTTGCATAACAATCAAGCGTATATGCCCTATGTGAAAGAACAGCTAACAAAACGATTTAATGGTGAGCGACTACCTAATGTCACCAGATTGTTGACTGAGGTCGACGACTTACAGCTCGGTACTGAGAAGTTCGACAGTGTATTTTTAGTCCTTGGTTATCATGATATGCATTTTAAAGATACTGGCTGGGATATGAATGTCGATACTGCTTTCCCACAATTGTATCGGGCTTTAAAACCGGGTGGTAAGTTACTCATTATTGATCATAACAGCGCCGCTGATCGGGGCATTCAAGATGCCAAAGAGTTGCACCGTATTGATAAAGAGTTCGCCAAACAAGACATTCAAGCGAGAGGGTTTAAATTGCTTTTGGAGTCAGATATTCTAAGTAATTCGAGCGATAAATACGATACTTCTGTTTTTGCAAAAGAATTGCGACGTAAAACCGATCGCTTTATTTTGATTTTTGAAAAAGAACGTCAGTAA
- the gbpA gene encoding N-acetylglucosamine-binding protein GbpA, with protein MKKITTLLSGCSLLLLGTSALDLYSHGYVKSPESRSYLCHLRTNTNCGAIQWEPQSVEGLDRFPGSGPADGTIAAAGLPQFSELNQQTSTRWVKRSAQSGNFSFTWRFTANHASRDFRYFITRSGWDQNQPLTRASFDLTPFCSVSGNNQRPPAELTHNCVLPSRSGYHVVLAVWDVADTVNSFYQAIDLAFGGVEPPRWQDIGDINPTMDLNPGDKVRTRVFDSNGERTEFRTEIAISSAADGARNTWPKNLADAINREQNELRAGILDSQGNIVPTEGKNDVFTGNDSSLVRVEIEIEQTQVDPEYRVDALQSAYSIVDGVANVNFTLISNSPFDIQANLLDAQQRIIATQQQSVDGEMAFNLTVTNAVAGNYQLQIIAQDSQGSTSEQNFDLSLTSSPNGGYDYVYPDGLSNYDAGTQVLAKDGKIYQCKPFPYSGWCSIYSPSNNAYEPGAGAYWQDAWDLLSQ; from the coding sequence ATGAAAAAAATAACCACACTTTTGAGCGGATGCAGCCTACTTTTGCTTGGCACTTCCGCGCTCGACTTATATTCCCATGGCTATGTTAAGTCACCAGAATCTCGCTCATATTTATGTCACCTTCGTACGAATACTAATTGCGGCGCAATACAGTGGGAACCCCAAAGTGTTGAAGGCTTGGATCGTTTTCCTGGATCGGGTCCAGCCGATGGCACGATTGCGGCGGCTGGCTTGCCACAATTTTCCGAACTCAACCAACAAACTTCCACGCGGTGGGTAAAACGCAGCGCTCAATCTGGAAACTTTTCGTTTACTTGGCGATTCACAGCCAATCATGCGTCTAGAGATTTTCGATATTTCATCACTCGTTCTGGCTGGGATCAGAATCAGCCACTAACCAGAGCCAGCTTCGATCTCACTCCCTTTTGTAGCGTTTCAGGAAACAACCAACGACCACCAGCAGAGCTTACTCATAACTGTGTCTTGCCGTCACGCAGTGGTTACCATGTGGTGCTTGCCGTATGGGATGTTGCAGATACCGTTAATTCTTTTTATCAAGCTATCGACTTAGCGTTTGGTGGTGTCGAGCCACCTCGCTGGCAAGATATCGGAGACATCAACCCCACCATGGATTTAAATCCAGGTGACAAAGTACGCACGAGAGTATTCGACAGCAATGGTGAACGAACCGAATTTCGAACAGAAATTGCCATCTCATCTGCCGCTGACGGCGCGCGTAACACTTGGCCGAAAAATTTAGCCGACGCGATTAATCGTGAGCAAAATGAACTAAGAGCAGGAATCTTAGACAGTCAAGGCAACATAGTTCCAACGGAAGGAAAGAATGATGTTTTTACCGGAAACGACAGCTCTTTGGTTCGTGTAGAGATTGAAATAGAACAAACACAAGTAGATCCCGAATATCGAGTAGATGCATTGCAAAGCGCATATTCAATAGTTGACGGCGTTGCCAACGTAAACTTTACGTTAATTTCCAATAGTCCATTTGACATTCAAGCCAACTTACTCGACGCACAACAGCGAATAATAGCGACTCAACAACAATCCGTTGACGGAGAAATGGCTTTTAACCTAACCGTTACCAATGCCGTCGCGGGTAATTATCAATTGCAAATTATTGCGCAAGATAGCCAAGGTTCAACCTCCGAGCAAAACTTTGACTTATCATTAACCTCATCACCCAATGGAGGTTATGACTATGTTTATCCTGACGGATTAAGCAATTACGATGCAGGCACCCAGGTTCTCGCTAAAGACGGAAAAATCTATCAGTGCAAGCCATTTCCCTACAGCGGTTGGTGCAGTATTTATTCTCCGAGTAACAATGCTTACGAACCCGGAGCAGGTGCTTACTGGCAAGATGCTTGGGATTTGCTGTCACAGTAA
- a CDS encoding glycosyl hydrolase family 18 protein, translating to MNRFGKFSLLGGSLLLAQTVFAYDCSNLSTWDSSAVYTGGDQVQHASEAYQANWWNQNRNPADFSGQWQEWSSLGSCDGGGDNRAPIADANGPYSGLVNTAIAFSSAGSSDPDGNIASYQWDFGDGASSSQANPSHIYSQAGDYSVTLTVVDNQGASNLATAVASVTSDDNGGTCNLPQYMAGTQYSAGDQVRNVGRKYRCDIAGWCSSSSAWAYEPGVGSAWQQAWTDTGSCDGGDNQAPIANANGPYSAGVNQSFNFSSAGSSDSDGTIVEYNWSFGDGNSSTEANPSHSFANSGSYSVTLTVTDDQGATGRSNTTAEVTGSGENQAPVAMANGPYFGITGSNISFTSRGSNDPDGSISAYLWNFGDGASSTDAEPSHSYASAGRYDVSLTVTDNQGATNTATTSVTVNDDSGNSGSKVVGYFTNWGVYGRNYHVKNIHTSGSASKLTHIVYAFGNVQNGQCTIGDAYADYDKFYGAADSVDGVADTWDSGALRGNFGQLRRLKAMYPNIKIVWSFGGWTWSGGFGQAAANPQAFANSCYDLVFDPRWADVFDGIDIDWEYPNECGLTCDTSGFNGYRDLMKALRERFGNDKLVTSAIGAGEAKLNAANYGGAAQYLDFYMIMTYDFFGAWAAQGPTAPHSPLYSFDGIPTAGFFTDNGIQVLRSKGVPADKILLGIGFYGRGWTGVTQSTPGGSATGPAPGTYEQGIEDYKVLKTSCPATGTIAGTAYAYCGNNWWSYDTPATINGKMNYLKQQGLGGAFFWELSGDTTNGELINAIDQGLQ from the coding sequence ATGAACAGATTCGGAAAGTTTTCCTTACTTGGCGGTTCTTTGTTACTTGCTCAAACAGTATTCGCTTACGACTGTTCCAACTTATCAACTTGGGATAGCTCGGCTGTTTATACTGGTGGAGATCAAGTGCAGCATGCCAGCGAGGCATATCAAGCCAACTGGTGGAACCAAAATCGCAATCCAGCTGACTTTTCTGGTCAGTGGCAAGAGTGGTCGTCACTCGGCAGTTGTGACGGTGGTGGTGATAATCGCGCTCCCATTGCAGACGCCAATGGACCTTACTCAGGCTTAGTCAACACGGCCATCGCATTTAGCAGTGCTGGCTCATCCGATCCAGACGGCAATATTGCCAGTTATCAGTGGGATTTCGGCGATGGCGCGTCCAGCAGTCAAGCCAACCCTTCTCATATCTATTCACAAGCGGGGGATTACAGCGTTACGCTCACCGTGGTCGATAATCAGGGCGCCTCTAACCTTGCTACTGCGGTTGCTAGCGTAACTAGCGATGACAATGGCGGTACTTGTAACCTTCCTCAATACATGGCCGGAACTCAATACAGTGCAGGCGATCAAGTTCGAAATGTGGGTAGAAAATACCGCTGCGATATTGCCGGTTGGTGCTCTTCATCTTCCGCTTGGGCTTATGAGCCTGGGGTTGGATCGGCATGGCAGCAAGCTTGGACAGACACTGGCAGTTGCGATGGTGGAGACAATCAAGCCCCGATTGCTAATGCAAATGGTCCCTACAGTGCGGGAGTTAACCAAAGCTTCAACTTTTCTAGCGCCGGTTCAAGCGACAGTGACGGGACGATCGTCGAGTACAACTGGTCATTTGGTGATGGAAACTCAAGTACTGAAGCCAATCCGTCTCATAGTTTTGCAAACTCAGGAAGCTACTCTGTCACCTTAACCGTTACCGATGATCAGGGAGCAACGGGTCGTTCAAACACGACGGCAGAAGTAACAGGAAGCGGTGAAAATCAAGCACCGGTTGCTATGGCCAATGGCCCTTACTTTGGCATAACCGGTTCTAACATTTCTTTTACCAGTCGTGGCTCCAATGATCCCGATGGATCTATTAGCGCCTATCTCTGGAACTTTGGTGACGGCGCGAGCAGTACAGACGCTGAACCAAGCCACAGCTACGCGAGTGCCGGTCGGTATGATGTCTCACTGACCGTAACCGATAATCAAGGCGCCACCAACACCGCAACAACCAGCGTTACCGTCAACGATGATTCTGGAAACAGTGGTTCAAAAGTTGTTGGATACTTCACAAACTGGGGCGTGTATGGCCGTAACTATCATGTTAAAAACATTCACACCAGTGGCTCAGCGAGCAAACTCACTCACATCGTCTATGCCTTCGGGAATGTTCAAAATGGTCAATGCACCATTGGTGATGCTTATGCAGACTACGACAAATTCTATGGTGCAGCAGACAGCGTCGACGGCGTAGCAGATACTTGGGATAGTGGCGCGTTACGAGGCAACTTCGGACAACTTCGACGTCTGAAAGCCATGTATCCGAATATCAAGATAGTTTGGTCTTTCGGTGGCTGGACTTGGTCTGGAGGTTTCGGACAAGCAGCAGCAAACCCTCAAGCCTTTGCAAACTCCTGCTACGACTTAGTTTTTGATCCACGTTGGGCCGATGTTTTTGATGGTATCGACATCGATTGGGAATACCCTAATGAATGCGGCCTAACTTGTGACACCAGTGGTTTCAATGGCTATCGAGACCTGATGAAAGCACTGCGAGAGCGCTTCGGTAACGATAAGTTAGTCACCTCGGCCATTGGTGCAGGCGAAGCTAAACTGAACGCGGCAAATTACGGTGGCGCGGCGCAGTACCTCGACTTCTATATGATCATGACTTACGACTTTTTCGGTGCTTGGGCAGCACAAGGCCCTACCGCCCCACACTCTCCACTGTATAGCTTCGATGGCATTCCAACCGCTGGCTTCTTTACCGACAACGGTATTCAAGTACTTCGAAGCAAAGGCGTTCCTGCTGATAAGATCCTTCTTGGTATCGGCTTTTACGGACGTGGTTGGACAGGCGTTACTCAAAGCACTCCTGGCGGTTCAGCCACCGGGCCAGCACCAGGGACTTACGAGCAAGGCATCGAAGATTATAAGGTGCTCAAAACAAGCTGTCCTGCTACCGGTACCATCGCGGGAACGGCTTATGCCTATTGTGGAAACAATTGGTGGAGCTATGACACCCCAGCCACCATCAATGGAAAAATGAATTACTTAAAACAGCAAGGTTTAGGTGGTGCATTTTTCTGGGAGCTAAGCGGTGATACAACCAATGGCGAACTGATAAACGCCATCGATCAAGGCTTACAGTAG